From one Geoalkalibacter halelectricus genomic stretch:
- the pyrF gene encoding orotidine-5'-phosphate decarboxylase, producing MMLEEARKKLIFALDVDSLEEARRWVALLHAKVGLFKVGKQLFTRCGPEVVHMIRSEGGEVFLDLKYHDIPNTVAMASVEALRLGVRMCNVHALGGREMMAAAATKVREEAAAAGLPVPLLLAVTILTSSTDDTLREIGIERPVREMVPHLARLARDAGMGGVVASPQEIALIRAACGADFAIVTPGVRPAEASVDDQKRIMTPAAAIAAGADYLVIGRPIARASDPAAAADAIVAEMAAALAAV from the coding sequence TTGATGCTGGAAGAAGCCCGTAAAAAGCTGATTTTTGCCCTTGACGTGGACAGCCTGGAGGAGGCGCGCCGCTGGGTCGCGCTGCTGCACGCCAAGGTCGGCTTGTTCAAGGTCGGCAAGCAGCTCTTCACCCGCTGCGGACCCGAGGTGGTGCACATGATCCGCTCCGAGGGCGGCGAGGTGTTTTTGGACCTCAAATATCACGACATCCCCAATACCGTCGCCATGGCTTCGGTGGAAGCCCTACGCCTTGGCGTGCGGATGTGCAACGTGCACGCCCTGGGCGGCCGCGAGATGATGGCGGCCGCCGCGACCAAGGTTCGCGAGGAGGCTGCCGCCGCCGGTCTGCCGGTGCCGCTTTTGCTTGCCGTGACGATTCTGACCTCATCGACGGATGACACCTTGCGCGAAATCGGCATCGAGCGACCGGTGCGCGAAATGGTGCCGCACCTGGCGCGTCTGGCGCGCGATGCCGGCATGGGCGGGGTGGTCGCCTCGCCCCAGGAAATTGCCCTGATCCGCGCGGCCTGTGGGGCGGATTTCGCCATCGTCACCCCCGGCGTGCGTCCTGCGGAAGCTTCCGTCGACGACCAGAAGCGCATCATGACTCCTGCGGCGGCCATCGCTGCCGGTGCCGATTATCTGGTTATCGGGCGTCCCATCGCGCGGGCTTCCGACCCGGCTGCGGCAGCCGATGCCATCGTCGCCGAAATGGCCGCGGCTCTCGCCGCCGTTTAA
- a CDS encoding proline--tRNA ligase, which produces MRYTEYLLPTLKETPADAEVVSHRLMLRAGLIRKVAAGIYNYLPLGLRSLRKVEQIVREEMNRAGAHELLMPMVVPAELWQESGRWQQYGRELLRFKDRKEADFCLGPTHEEVITDIVRHEVRSYRQLPLNLYQIQTKFRDEIRPRFGLMRGREFIMKDAYSFDLDDAGADAAYERMYQAYRRIFQRCGLNFRAVEADTGNIGGSSSHEFMVLAESGEDAIVSCDSCEYAANVEKAELRAPATDEPTPTEGLKKVLTPARKSVEEVAAFLNTSPQKLVKTLIVQTDKGETLAVLLRGDRELNDIKLCRLLDCAWVEMAGEEVVLKATGAPSGFAGPVGLKLRILADREVQGLADFITGANEKDAHFTGVNLGRDFAVEAFADLRKAVAGDACPRCEGRLQIWRGIEVGHVFKLGTKYSEALNAVVLDDQGRERVLVMGCYGIGIGRTLASAIEQNHDADGIIWPLPIAPFEVLVVMLNPNDAEVKAAAEQLYAELLGEGVEVLLDDRDERPGAKFKDADLLGIPLRVTVGARGLKDGQVELKERAGGAVAMPAVVKAAEDIAARVRSARVHG; this is translated from the coding sequence ATGCGCTATACGGAATATTTGTTGCCGACCCTCAAGGAAACCCCGGCCGACGCCGAGGTGGTCAGCCACCGGCTGATGCTGCGCGCCGGCTTGATCCGCAAGGTCGCCGCCGGCATCTATAATTACCTGCCCCTGGGGCTGCGTTCCCTGCGCAAGGTCGAGCAGATCGTGCGCGAGGAGATGAACCGCGCCGGCGCCCATGAACTGCTCATGCCCATGGTGGTGCCCGCCGAGCTCTGGCAGGAATCGGGGCGCTGGCAACAGTACGGCCGCGAGCTGCTGCGCTTCAAGGACCGCAAGGAGGCCGATTTCTGCCTCGGACCCACCCACGAGGAGGTCATCACCGACATCGTGCGCCACGAGGTGCGCTCCTACCGTCAGCTGCCCCTCAATCTCTATCAAATCCAGACCAAGTTTCGCGACGAAATCCGCCCGCGTTTTGGATTGATGCGCGGGCGCGAATTCATCATGAAGGACGCCTATTCCTTCGATCTCGACGATGCCGGGGCCGATGCGGCCTACGAGCGCATGTACCAGGCCTACCGGCGCATCTTCCAGCGCTGCGGGCTCAATTTCCGCGCCGTGGAGGCCGATACCGGCAACATCGGCGGCTCCAGCTCCCACGAATTCATGGTGCTGGCCGAGTCGGGCGAGGATGCCATCGTCTCCTGCGACAGCTGCGAGTACGCCGCCAACGTCGAGAAGGCCGAGCTGCGCGCGCCCGCCACTGATGAGCCGACACCGACCGAGGGATTGAAGAAGGTGCTGACCCCGGCGCGCAAGAGCGTCGAGGAGGTGGCCGCCTTTCTCAACACCAGCCCGCAAAAACTGGTCAAAACCCTCATCGTGCAGACCGACAAGGGCGAAACCCTCGCCGTGTTGCTGCGCGGCGACCGCGAGTTGAACGACATCAAGCTCTGTCGCCTGCTTGATTGCGCCTGGGTGGAGATGGCCGGTGAGGAGGTGGTGCTCAAGGCCACCGGCGCGCCGAGCGGCTTCGCCGGACCGGTGGGGCTCAAGCTGCGCATTCTCGCCGATCGCGAGGTCCAGGGCCTGGCCGATTTCATCACCGGCGCCAACGAAAAGGATGCCCATTTTACCGGTGTCAACCTGGGTCGGGATTTCGCCGTCGAAGCCTTCGCCGATCTGCGCAAGGCCGTGGCCGGCGATGCCTGCCCGCGCTGCGAGGGCAGGCTCCAGATCTGGCGCGGCATCGAGGTCGGGCATGTGTTCAAGCTCGGCACCAAGTATTCCGAAGCCCTGAACGCCGTGGTCCTCGACGATCAAGGCCGTGAGCGGGTGCTGGTCATGGGCTGCTACGGCATCGGCATCGGCCGCACCCTGGCCTCGGCCATCGAGCAGAACCATGACGCCGACGGCATCATCTGGCCCCTGCCCATCGCCCCCTTCGAGGTGCTGGTGGTGATGCTCAACCCCAACGACGCCGAGGTCAAGGCCGCCGCCGAACAGCTCTACGCCGAGCTGCTTGGCGAAGGTGTCGAGGTGCTGCTCGATGACCGCGACGAGCGCCCCGGTGCCAAGTTCAAGGATGCCGACCTGCTCGGCATTCCCCTGCGGGTGACGGTGGGCGCGCGCGGTCTCAAGGACGGGCAGGTGGAACTCAAGGAACGGGCCGGCGGTGCCGTTGCGATGCCGGCGGTGGTGAAGGCGGCGGAGGACATCGCCGCGCGCGTGCGCAGCGCCCGCGTCCATGGCTGA
- a CDS encoding DUF4388 domain-containing protein — translation MPAATVDQQGRLYLPARIARRLGGRGLEIASVSAGHVFLTAEGSENPTQMTGVLGDISVVDLLSFFNMFRKTGVLRFDLPGGRKDLYLQDGEIIAALSSFPAESLGEILFGLGRIEPEVLDRVGRRADNQNVLVKFLLEKNLVSASDIWQAVRHQAETIVYDLLSFQEGSFSFQRKTFGQKDPFQLSMSTQNLLMEGLRRLDERQLFTRLVPSLEDFARPSGKRTEDLSHSEGQMLAHLQGGDLPVRELIRRSGFGEFDGLRVLYHLVERGLVLIEGEAPGASQGELGLILDAFNDGLGLLFRRLSPCKSDLHQEVQELLRELPQPCSYILRDARLREDGTLDSRRILANLAGLEEGDKMRLLADALGELLYMECHIARQVLAKEQVTELIGAVKAATARAKDILGRN, via the coding sequence ATGCCCGCCGCAACGGTTGACCAACAGGGACGCCTCTATCTTCCCGCCCGCATCGCACGCCGCCTGGGCGGGCGCGGGCTGGAAATCGCGTCGGTCTCCGCCGGACATGTCTTCCTGACCGCCGAGGGGAGCGAGAATCCCACCCAGATGACCGGCGTGCTCGGTGACATTTCCGTGGTCGACCTGCTGTCTTTTTTCAACATGTTTCGCAAGACCGGCGTGTTGCGGTTCGATCTGCCCGGTGGGCGCAAGGATCTGTACCTGCAGGATGGCGAGATCATCGCCGCGCTGAGTTCCTTCCCGGCGGAGAGCCTCGGTGAAATTCTCTTCGGTCTGGGGCGCATCGAGCCCGAGGTGCTCGACCGCGTCGGGCGCCGCGCCGACAACCAGAATGTGCTGGTGAAATTTCTGCTGGAAAAAAACCTGGTGTCGGCCAGCGACATCTGGCAGGCGGTGCGCCATCAGGCCGAAACCATCGTTTATGATCTGCTCAGCTTTCAGGAGGGCAGTTTTTCCTTTCAGCGCAAAACCTTTGGTCAAAAGGATCCCTTCCAACTCTCCATGAGCACCCAGAACCTGCTCATGGAAGGACTGCGCCGTCTTGATGAGCGCCAACTCTTTACACGCCTGGTGCCGTCCCTGGAGGATTTCGCGCGGCCCTCGGGAAAGCGGACCGAGGATTTAAGCCACAGCGAGGGCCAAATGCTGGCGCATCTCCAAGGCGGGGATTTGCCCGTTCGTGAGCTGATCCGGCGCAGCGGATTCGGCGAGTTTGACGGCTTGCGGGTTCTCTACCATCTGGTCGAGCGCGGTCTGGTACTGATCGAGGGGGAAGCCCCGGGCGCCTCCCAGGGCGAGCTGGGGTTGATCCTGGATGCGTTCAATGACGGCCTGGGGCTTTTGTTTCGCCGCCTCAGCCCGTGCAAGAGCGACTTGCACCAGGAGGTTCAAGAACTGCTGCGCGAGCTGCCGCAGCCCTGTTCCTACATTCTGCGTGACGCCCGTCTGCGCGAGGACGGCACCCTCGACAGTCGGCGCATCCTGGCCAATCTGGCCGGGTTGGAGGAAGGCGACAAGATGCGGCTGCTCGCCGACGCCCTGGGCGAGCTGCTTTACATGGAGTGCCACATCGCGCGGCAGGTGCTCGCCAAGGAACAGGTCACCGAACTCATCGGCGCGGTGAAGGCGGCAACGGCGCGTGCCAAAGACATTCTCGGGAGGAATTGA